A stretch of the Aegilops tauschii subsp. strangulata cultivar AL8/78 chromosome 4, Aet v6.0, whole genome shotgun sequence genome encodes the following:
- the LOC109737579 gene encoding uncharacterized protein gives MAAGRRLSELLQEQQEPFLVEAAKIRRPRRGRGGGGGGGGGACCPVAACQRLLRLCNHGFKKRSGSIGDLRSALSKAMRSAFRWENLGGGCFTGVGDREFRRLRRSAGHSGECDARAMEFDDDDGDGYERQGAARWKTDMEVDSSRQLSPVSVLELHSDDESPVHSRWEEDEKPSTSGSSPSAPSSDFHGPTSPCFTYDVHGDKARAISMEATEEEDEETAGKSILEQISSWERIAGDIYKIPGMVELDLSESGQQWRGLQPEVREIGARIETLIFEEIRRETVCDMLASHCTLFSPAASC, from the exons ATGGCCGCCGGGAGGAGGCTGTCGGAGCTGCTCCAGGAGCAGCAGGAGCCGTTCCTCGTCGAGGCCGCCAAGATTCGGAGGCCGCGGCGCGGccgtggaggcggcggcggaggaggaggaggggcttGCTGCCCCGTGGCCGCGTGCCAGCGGCTGCTCAGGCTCTGCAACCACGGCTTCAAGAAGAGGAGCGGCAGCATTGGCGACCTGAGGTCCGCGCTGAGCAAGGCCATGAGGAGCGCGTTCCGCTGGGAAAATCTTGGCGGCGGGTGCTTCACCGGCGTCGGCGACCGCGAATTCCGCCGGCTGCGGCGCTCCGCCGGTCACAGCGGCGAATGCGATGCCCGTGCCATGGAGtttgacgacgacgacggcgacgggtaCGAGCGACAGGGAGCAGCGAGGTGGAAGACGGACATGGAGGTGGACTCGTCGCGGCAGCTCAGCCCGGTCTCCGTCCTGGAGCTGCACTCCGACGACGAGTCTCCGGTGCATTCCCGCT GGGAGGAGGACGAGAAGCCATCGACCTCCGGGAGCTCACCGTCAGCACCATCCTCAGACTTCCACGGCCCCACCTCGCCGTGCTTCACCTACGACGTCCACGGCGACAAGGCGCGCGCAATCTCAATGGAGGCGACAGAGGAAGAGGACGAAGAGACGGCCGGCAAGTCCATCTTGGAGCAGATCTCGTCGTGGGAGAGGATCGCAGGGGACATCTACAAGATCCccgggatggtggagctggaccTGTCAGAGTCCGGGCAGCAATGGAGGGGGCTCCAGCCTGAGGTCAGGGAGATCGGCGCCAGGATTGAGACCCTCATCTTCGAGGAGATCAGGAGGGAGACCGTATGCGACATGCTCGCCTCACACTGTACATTATTTTCACCAGCAGCTTCTTGTTGA